Proteins found in one Mycteria americana isolate JAX WOST 10 ecotype Jacksonville Zoo and Gardens chromosome 8, USCA_MyAme_1.0, whole genome shotgun sequence genomic segment:
- the THG1L gene encoding putative tRNA(His) guanylyltransferase isoform X2, giving the protein MTHVVSQFASSYVFYWKDYFKDQQLLYPPGFDGRIVLYPSNQNLKDYLSWRQADCHINNLYNTVFWMLVQRSGLTPVQAQDRLQGTLAGDKNEILFSEFNINYNNEPLMYRKGTVLIWQKINEVMTKKIKLPKETEEKEVEVTRTRTKVVPLHCDIIGDQFWEEYPEILAEDS; this is encoded by the exons ATGACTCATGTGGTCTCCCAGTTTGCCTCAAGTTACGTTTTCTATTGGAAGGATTACTTTAAGGACCAGCAACTTCTGTACCCACCAGGATTTGATGGACGAATTGTGTTGTATCCCAGCAACCAAAATTTAAAGGACTACCTCAGCTGGAGACAAGCAGATT GCCATATTAATAATCTTTATAATACAGTGTTTTGGATGCTTGTACAGCGAAGTGGTTTGACACCAGTGCAAGCACAGGATAGACTCCAG gGAACTCTGGCTGGAGATAAGAATGAAATCTTATTTTCCGAATTCAACATCAACTACAACAATGAACCTTTGATGTATAGAAAAGGAACTGTCTTAATATGGCAGAAG ATTAATGAAGTCAtgactaagaaaataaaactgccaaaggaaacagaagaaaaggaagtcGAAGTGACTCGGACTAGGACTAAAGTTGTTCCCCTGCACTGTGACATTATTGGGGACCAGTTCTGGGAGGAATATCCTGAGATTCTGGCTGAGGATAGTTGA
- the THG1L gene encoding putative tRNA(His) guanylyltransferase isoform X1, which yields MLGCWRAASAISAGSGRLPGCVRGRRRLSMAKSKFEYVRDFEADDTCLPNCWIVVRLDGRNFHRFSEQHEFKKPNDDRALHLMTKCAQTVMQELEDIAIAYGQSDEYSFVFKKKSRWFKRRASKFMTHVVSQFASSYVFYWKDYFKDQQLLYPPGFDGRIVLYPSNQNLKDYLSWRQADCHINNLYNTVFWMLVQRSGLTPVQAQDRLQGTLAGDKNEILFSEFNINYNNEPLMYRKGTVLIWQKINEVMTKKIKLPKETEEKEVEVTRTRTKVVPLHCDIIGDQFWEEYPEILAEDS from the exons ATGCTGGGGTGCTGGCGGGCCGCATCAGCCATTTCCGCGGGGAGCGGGCGGTTGCCGGGCTGTgtgcgcggccgccgccgcctctccaTGGCGAAAAGCAAGTTCGAGTACGTGCGGGACTTTGAGGCGGACGACACCTGTCTGCCCAACTGCTGGATAGTGGTCCGGCTGGACGGCCGCAACTTCCACAG GTTTTCTGAGCAGCATGAGTTCAAAAAGCCAAATGATGACCGCGCTCTTCATCTGATGACCAAGTGTGCCCAGACAGTGATGCAAGAATTGGAGGATATTGCTATTGCTTATGGACAGAGTGATGAatatagttttgttttcaaaaagaagagtAGATGGTTTAAAAGAAGAGCAAG TAAGTTCATGACTCATGTGGTCTCCCAGTTTGCCTCAAGTTACGTTTTCTATTGGAAGGATTACTTTAAGGACCAGCAACTTCTGTACCCACCAGGATTTGATGGACGAATTGTGTTGTATCCCAGCAACCAAAATTTAAAGGACTACCTCAGCTGGAGACAAGCAGATT GCCATATTAATAATCTTTATAATACAGTGTTTTGGATGCTTGTACAGCGAAGTGGTTTGACACCAGTGCAAGCACAGGATAGACTCCAG gGAACTCTGGCTGGAGATAAGAATGAAATCTTATTTTCCGAATTCAACATCAACTACAACAATGAACCTTTGATGTATAGAAAAGGAACTGTCTTAATATGGCAGAAG ATTAATGAAGTCAtgactaagaaaataaaactgccaaaggaaacagaagaaaaggaagtcGAAGTGACTCGGACTAGGACTAAAGTTGTTCCCCTGCACTGTGACATTATTGGGGACCAGTTCTGGGAGGAATATCCTGAGATTCTGGCTGAGGATAGTTGA
- the SOX30 gene encoding transcription factor SOX-30 isoform X3, giving the protein MERGAGERPRRSGAPPEPSPGPRRPPPPPPQEEAKGPFRVLHIKVEEPEPEEGDPRGCHGDSREPGGELRCSPAPWGGKEEARGPIKRDGGHEGGSGEGHNEVKVLEKRGNGKEPWRGGAVKVEPPDVAFEACGVKVEKEDAPAGSLCGPAHASTDDRKAQLCEGFGILPEELKIPVVFHPLPPGTRIQIQGPLPPELIHVTKVPVKQVPLKMQSLLEPSVKIETKNVPLTVLPSDSGMPDTPFSKDKSGHVKRPMNAFMVWARIHRPALAKANPAANNAEISVQLGLEWSKLTEEQKQPYYDEAQKIKQRHREEFPGESPSAIRLPASSIQHAGPITLFQTTSASTASVAVPAPTLPLHPVISPQHFAEPAQTEALDVSSGLNCSLKRPTPVFIESFSRNPSNITTNNGRFSVSNSEPPKEYPGVSIFPRGVPLPQATPFLHSHLYESPPIGQPASLFGVPPRFSFHHPYFVPGPHYFPSSNNQYVPTAVRLPGHKLGQMMTYQTQKNLMSCTCPFSRPPFGCGNFSSSVPEYLGFYEDRYQRQEVMFSALDGDYPFKEYPEESIREDHHSCESLEVVSFHNSCKEERYLSPLPQLDVGALEEVLSATPSTPSSIHLVNVTDSDEEEEVKLLREL; this is encoded by the exons AtggagcggggggcgggggagcgcCCCCGCCGCTCCGGGGCTCCCCCGGAGCCgtccccgggcccccgccgccccccgccgccccccccgcaggAGGAGGCCAAGGGCCCCTTCAGGGTGCTGCACATCAAAGTCGAGGAGCCCGAGCCGGAGGAGGGAGATCCCCGGGGCTGCCACGGGGACAGCAGGGAGCCAGGGGGCGAGTTGAGGTGCTCCCCGGCTCCCTGGGGGGGTAAAGAGGAGGCCCGCGGCCCCATCAAGAGAGACGGGGGCCATGAAGGGGGCAGCGGCGAAGGCCATAACGAGGTGAAGGTGCTGGAGAAGAGGGGCAATGGGAAGGAGCCCTGGAGAGGAGGTGCTGTCAAAGTGGAGCCGCCTGACGTGGCCTTTGAGGCCTGCGGGGTGAAGGTGGAAAAGGAGGATGCCCCGGCTGGCTCCCTGTGTGGGCCTGCTCACGCCAGCACCGATGACCGCAAGGCGCAGCTGTGTGAGGGGTTTGGGATCCTCCCTGAAGAGCTGAAGATCCCAGTTGTGTTTCACCCCTTACCTCCTGGGACCCGCATACAGATCCAAGGCCCGCTGCCGCCAGAGCTGATCCATGTGACTAAAGTGCCGGTGAAACAAGTGCCTCTTAAAATGCAGTCTTTACTGGAGCCTTCAGTAAAGATTGAAACTAAAAATGTTCCCCTCACAGTACTACCCTCCGATTCAG GTATGCCAGATACTCCATTTAGCAAGGACAAAAGTGGCCATGTAAAGCGTCCAATGAATGCATTTATGGTGTGGGCTAGGATTCATCGGCCCGCCCTAGCAAAAGCTAACCCAGCTGCCAATAATGCAGAAATCAGTGTTCAGCTTGGATTGGAGTGGAGCAAACTGactgaagagcagaagcagccctATTATGACGAagctcagaaaataaaacaaaggcacAGAGAGGAATTTCCTG GTGAGTCTCCTTCTGCCATCCGTCTGCCGGCTTCTTCCATTCAACATGCTGGTCCAATAACTCTTTTCCAGACTACTAGTGCAAGCACCGCATCAGTGGCTGTTCCAGCTCCAACCCTGCCCCTGCACCCTGTAATTTCACCACAGCACTTTGCTGAACCTGCTCAGACAGAAGCTCTTGATGTATCATCTGGGCTCAATTGCTCTCTGAAGAGACCTACACCAGTTTTCATTGAGAGCTTCAGCAGAAACCCAAGTAACATAACCACCAATAATGGCAGATTTTCTGTCTCTAATAGTGAGCCCCCAAAGGAGTACCCAGGGGTTTCTATTTTTCCTAGAGGTGTACCTCTTCCCCAAGCCACCCCTTTTCTTCACTCACATCTCTATGAGTCTCCTCCCATTGGTCAGCCAGCCAGTCTCTTTGGAGTACCTCCTCGATTTTCATTTCACCACCCATACTTTGTACCTGGACCTCACTATTTCCCCTCAAG CAACAACCAATATGTTCCTACGGCAGTAAGACTACCTGGTCATAAATTAGGGCAGATGATGACCTATCAAACTCAAAAGAACTTAATGAGCTG CACATGCCCCTTCAGCCGACCTCCATTTGGCTGTGGGAATTTCTCCAGCTCAGTGCCTGAATACCTTGGCTTTTATGAAGACAGGTACCAAAGACAGGAGGTGATGTTTTCAGCTCTGGATGGAGACTATCCTTTCAAGGAATACCCAGAAGAAAGTATACGTGAGGACCACCACAGCTGTGAGAGCCTTGAAGTAGTGTCCTTTCACAACAGCTGCAAAGAGGAGCGGTATTTAAGCCCCCTACCACAGCTGGACGTTGGAGCATTGGAGGAGGTTTTGTCAGCCACCCCATCTACTCCCTCCAGCATCCACCTAGTCAATGTAACTGACAGCGACGAGGAAGAAGAAGTAAAGTTGTTGCGagaattgtaa
- the SOX30 gene encoding transcription factor SOX-30 isoform X2 — MERGAGERPRRSGAPPEPSPGPRRPPPPPPQEEAKGPFRVLHIKVEEPEPEEGDPRGCHGDSREPGGELRCSPAPWGGKEEARGPIKRDGGHEGGSGEGHNEVKVLEKRGNGKEPWRGGAVKVEPPDVAFEACGVKVEKEDAPAGSLCGPAHASTDDRKAQLCEGFGILPEELKIPVVFHPLPPGTRIQIQGPLPPELIHVTKVPVKQVPLKMQSLLEPSVKIETKNVPLTVLPSDSGMPDTPFSKDKSGHVKRPMNAFMVWARIHRPALAKANPAANNAEISVQLGLEWSKLTEEQKQPYYDEAQKIKQRHREEFPGWVYQPRPGKRKRFPLPVSAVFSGASQSIIATNPAGICPFQSPAYSVVIPNVKNSIGHPVCESPSAIRLPASSIQHAGPITLFQTTSASTASVAVPAPTLPLHPVISPQHFAEPAQTEALDVSSGLNCSLKRPTPVFIESFSRNPSNITTNNGRFSVSNSEPPKEYPGVSIFPRGVPLPQATPFLHSHLYESPPIGQPASLFGVPPRFSFHHPYFVPGPHYFPSSTCPFSRPPFGCGNFSSSVPEYLGFYEDRYQRQEVMFSALDGDYPFKEYPEESIREDHHSCESLEVVSFHNSCKEERYLSPLPQLDVGALEEVLSATPSTPSSIHLVNVTDSDEEEEVKLLREL, encoded by the exons AtggagcggggggcgggggagcgcCCCCGCCGCTCCGGGGCTCCCCCGGAGCCgtccccgggcccccgccgccccccgccgccccccccgcaggAGGAGGCCAAGGGCCCCTTCAGGGTGCTGCACATCAAAGTCGAGGAGCCCGAGCCGGAGGAGGGAGATCCCCGGGGCTGCCACGGGGACAGCAGGGAGCCAGGGGGCGAGTTGAGGTGCTCCCCGGCTCCCTGGGGGGGTAAAGAGGAGGCCCGCGGCCCCATCAAGAGAGACGGGGGCCATGAAGGGGGCAGCGGCGAAGGCCATAACGAGGTGAAGGTGCTGGAGAAGAGGGGCAATGGGAAGGAGCCCTGGAGAGGAGGTGCTGTCAAAGTGGAGCCGCCTGACGTGGCCTTTGAGGCCTGCGGGGTGAAGGTGGAAAAGGAGGATGCCCCGGCTGGCTCCCTGTGTGGGCCTGCTCACGCCAGCACCGATGACCGCAAGGCGCAGCTGTGTGAGGGGTTTGGGATCCTCCCTGAAGAGCTGAAGATCCCAGTTGTGTTTCACCCCTTACCTCCTGGGACCCGCATACAGATCCAAGGCCCGCTGCCGCCAGAGCTGATCCATGTGACTAAAGTGCCGGTGAAACAAGTGCCTCTTAAAATGCAGTCTTTACTGGAGCCTTCAGTAAAGATTGAAACTAAAAATGTTCCCCTCACAGTACTACCCTCCGATTCAG GTATGCCAGATACTCCATTTAGCAAGGACAAAAGTGGCCATGTAAAGCGTCCAATGAATGCATTTATGGTGTGGGCTAGGATTCATCGGCCCGCCCTAGCAAAAGCTAACCCAGCTGCCAATAATGCAGAAATCAGTGTTCAGCTTGGATTGGAGTGGAGCAAACTGactgaagagcagaagcagccctATTATGACGAagctcagaaaataaaacaaaggcacAGAGAGGAATTTCCTG GTTGGGTTTATCAACCACGACCAGGCAAAAGAAAGCGTTTTCCACTGCCTGTCTCTGCTGTATTTTCCGGCGCTTCTCAGAGTATCATCGCTACAAATCCAGCTGGCATTTGTCCCTTCCAGTCACCTGCTTACTCTGTTGTCATCCCCAATGTTAAGAACAGTATTGGACATCCAGTCT GTGAGTCTCCTTCTGCCATCCGTCTGCCGGCTTCTTCCATTCAACATGCTGGTCCAATAACTCTTTTCCAGACTACTAGTGCAAGCACCGCATCAGTGGCTGTTCCAGCTCCAACCCTGCCCCTGCACCCTGTAATTTCACCACAGCACTTTGCTGAACCTGCTCAGACAGAAGCTCTTGATGTATCATCTGGGCTCAATTGCTCTCTGAAGAGACCTACACCAGTTTTCATTGAGAGCTTCAGCAGAAACCCAAGTAACATAACCACCAATAATGGCAGATTTTCTGTCTCTAATAGTGAGCCCCCAAAGGAGTACCCAGGGGTTTCTATTTTTCCTAGAGGTGTACCTCTTCCCCAAGCCACCCCTTTTCTTCACTCACATCTCTATGAGTCTCCTCCCATTGGTCAGCCAGCCAGTCTCTTTGGAGTACCTCCTCGATTTTCATTTCACCACCCATACTTTGTACCTGGACCTCACTATTTCCCCTCAAG CACATGCCCCTTCAGCCGACCTCCATTTGGCTGTGGGAATTTCTCCAGCTCAGTGCCTGAATACCTTGGCTTTTATGAAGACAGGTACCAAAGACAGGAGGTGATGTTTTCAGCTCTGGATGGAGACTATCCTTTCAAGGAATACCCAGAAGAAAGTATACGTGAGGACCACCACAGCTGTGAGAGCCTTGAAGTAGTGTCCTTTCACAACAGCTGCAAAGAGGAGCGGTATTTAAGCCCCCTACCACAGCTGGACGTTGGAGCATTGGAGGAGGTTTTGTCAGCCACCCCATCTACTCCCTCCAGCATCCACCTAGTCAATGTAACTGACAGCGACGAGGAAGAAGAAGTAAAGTTGTTGCGagaattgtaa
- the SOX30 gene encoding transcription factor SOX-30 isoform X1 has translation MERGAGERPRRSGAPPEPSPGPRRPPPPPPQEEAKGPFRVLHIKVEEPEPEEGDPRGCHGDSREPGGELRCSPAPWGGKEEARGPIKRDGGHEGGSGEGHNEVKVLEKRGNGKEPWRGGAVKVEPPDVAFEACGVKVEKEDAPAGSLCGPAHASTDDRKAQLCEGFGILPEELKIPVVFHPLPPGTRIQIQGPLPPELIHVTKVPVKQVPLKMQSLLEPSVKIETKNVPLTVLPSDSGMPDTPFSKDKSGHVKRPMNAFMVWARIHRPALAKANPAANNAEISVQLGLEWSKLTEEQKQPYYDEAQKIKQRHREEFPGWVYQPRPGKRKRFPLPVSAVFSGASQSIIATNPAGICPFQSPAYSVVIPNVKNSIGHPVCESPSAIRLPASSIQHAGPITLFQTTSASTASVAVPAPTLPLHPVISPQHFAEPAQTEALDVSSGLNCSLKRPTPVFIESFSRNPSNITTNNGRFSVSNSEPPKEYPGVSIFPRGVPLPQATPFLHSHLYESPPIGQPASLFGVPPRFSFHHPYFVPGPHYFPSSNNQYVPTAVRLPGHKLGQMMTYQTQKNLMSCTCPFSRPPFGCGNFSSSVPEYLGFYEDRYQRQEVMFSALDGDYPFKEYPEESIREDHHSCESLEVVSFHNSCKEERYLSPLPQLDVGALEEVLSATPSTPSSIHLVNVTDSDEEEEVKLLREL, from the exons AtggagcggggggcgggggagcgcCCCCGCCGCTCCGGGGCTCCCCCGGAGCCgtccccgggcccccgccgccccccgccgccccccccgcaggAGGAGGCCAAGGGCCCCTTCAGGGTGCTGCACATCAAAGTCGAGGAGCCCGAGCCGGAGGAGGGAGATCCCCGGGGCTGCCACGGGGACAGCAGGGAGCCAGGGGGCGAGTTGAGGTGCTCCCCGGCTCCCTGGGGGGGTAAAGAGGAGGCCCGCGGCCCCATCAAGAGAGACGGGGGCCATGAAGGGGGCAGCGGCGAAGGCCATAACGAGGTGAAGGTGCTGGAGAAGAGGGGCAATGGGAAGGAGCCCTGGAGAGGAGGTGCTGTCAAAGTGGAGCCGCCTGACGTGGCCTTTGAGGCCTGCGGGGTGAAGGTGGAAAAGGAGGATGCCCCGGCTGGCTCCCTGTGTGGGCCTGCTCACGCCAGCACCGATGACCGCAAGGCGCAGCTGTGTGAGGGGTTTGGGATCCTCCCTGAAGAGCTGAAGATCCCAGTTGTGTTTCACCCCTTACCTCCTGGGACCCGCATACAGATCCAAGGCCCGCTGCCGCCAGAGCTGATCCATGTGACTAAAGTGCCGGTGAAACAAGTGCCTCTTAAAATGCAGTCTTTACTGGAGCCTTCAGTAAAGATTGAAACTAAAAATGTTCCCCTCACAGTACTACCCTCCGATTCAG GTATGCCAGATACTCCATTTAGCAAGGACAAAAGTGGCCATGTAAAGCGTCCAATGAATGCATTTATGGTGTGGGCTAGGATTCATCGGCCCGCCCTAGCAAAAGCTAACCCAGCTGCCAATAATGCAGAAATCAGTGTTCAGCTTGGATTGGAGTGGAGCAAACTGactgaagagcagaagcagccctATTATGACGAagctcagaaaataaaacaaaggcacAGAGAGGAATTTCCTG GTTGGGTTTATCAACCACGACCAGGCAAAAGAAAGCGTTTTCCACTGCCTGTCTCTGCTGTATTTTCCGGCGCTTCTCAGAGTATCATCGCTACAAATCCAGCTGGCATTTGTCCCTTCCAGTCACCTGCTTACTCTGTTGTCATCCCCAATGTTAAGAACAGTATTGGACATCCAGTCT GTGAGTCTCCTTCTGCCATCCGTCTGCCGGCTTCTTCCATTCAACATGCTGGTCCAATAACTCTTTTCCAGACTACTAGTGCAAGCACCGCATCAGTGGCTGTTCCAGCTCCAACCCTGCCCCTGCACCCTGTAATTTCACCACAGCACTTTGCTGAACCTGCTCAGACAGAAGCTCTTGATGTATCATCTGGGCTCAATTGCTCTCTGAAGAGACCTACACCAGTTTTCATTGAGAGCTTCAGCAGAAACCCAAGTAACATAACCACCAATAATGGCAGATTTTCTGTCTCTAATAGTGAGCCCCCAAAGGAGTACCCAGGGGTTTCTATTTTTCCTAGAGGTGTACCTCTTCCCCAAGCCACCCCTTTTCTTCACTCACATCTCTATGAGTCTCCTCCCATTGGTCAGCCAGCCAGTCTCTTTGGAGTACCTCCTCGATTTTCATTTCACCACCCATACTTTGTACCTGGACCTCACTATTTCCCCTCAAG CAACAACCAATATGTTCCTACGGCAGTAAGACTACCTGGTCATAAATTAGGGCAGATGATGACCTATCAAACTCAAAAGAACTTAATGAGCTG CACATGCCCCTTCAGCCGACCTCCATTTGGCTGTGGGAATTTCTCCAGCTCAGTGCCTGAATACCTTGGCTTTTATGAAGACAGGTACCAAAGACAGGAGGTGATGTTTTCAGCTCTGGATGGAGACTATCCTTTCAAGGAATACCCAGAAGAAAGTATACGTGAGGACCACCACAGCTGTGAGAGCCTTGAAGTAGTGTCCTTTCACAACAGCTGCAAAGAGGAGCGGTATTTAAGCCCCCTACCACAGCTGGACGTTGGAGCATTGGAGGAGGTTTTGTCAGCCACCCCATCTACTCCCTCCAGCATCCACCTAGTCAATGTAACTGACAGCGACGAGGAAGAAGAAGTAAAGTTGTTGCGagaattgtaa